GTTATTATACCGGGAATTTCCATTCCATCAGGTCCAGAAAAGGCCATTATCGTACCAACTTCAACGGCGGCATCACCAACAAATTTTGCTTTGTCCATATGATGTATATTATCTGGATTTGCCGAACCGAATGCATCTGCGGCCTTCAGCTCAACTACTTTAGTATCACCAGGAGATAAACCGATAAGATGACTCTCGAAATTTTCGCTAAGGCTACCATCACCAATAGCTAGTTGAGCCGGTTTACCCATATTATGAGTTGAGTCTGCAACCGAGCCATTACTTAGCTTGATTGTAAAATGCAGAGTGACCGTGCTATTGGATGCAATAGTTGAGTTGTCTAAAGTGACATTAGTTTGAATTTGAGACATGGGTTAAGGCATTCCTTAGTGAAAATAAAGACTTTCCATTTCTCTATTTAACCACCAAGTGAAGATATAAAAAACCACAAGTTTATTCAGGACGTAAGAGTTGTGAGAAAGAGCAGCGTTAGATGCCCATCAATTCATTGAAGAAACGGCTTTCAGTATCGGCAAACAACATATCTTCTTTCTGAAGATCTTGCGTTGGAACTCGGATTTGAGAAGAAGCATTATTTCCATACATACATGACTCTAGTTGCTT
This portion of the Vibrio sp. VB16 genome encodes:
- the fkpB gene encoding FKBP-type peptidyl-prolyl cis-trans isomerase is translated as MSQIQTNVTLDNSTIASNSTVTLHFTIKLSNGSVADSTHNMGKPAQLAIGDGSLSENFESHLIGLSPGDTKVVELKAADAFGSANPDNIHHMDKAKFVGDAAVEVGTIMAFSGPDGMEIPGIITDIAGNSVTVDFNHPLAGQDVTFEVEILSVE